A window from Salmo trutta unplaced genomic scaffold, fSalTru1.1, whole genome shotgun sequence encodes these proteins:
- the LOC115189825 gene encoding probable G-protein coupled receptor 19, with the protein MVYSQSTDSIKPSLLSPSFTLPMTFNLSDRSNTSSATPFLCNHDALSSSSSSSSSVLQNTTQVSYELTPAEVAVLGLVFSLLWLISILGNVLVCVVIHRSRRSQSTTNYFVVSMACADLLLSLGCAPFVLLQVTCGDWPLSAAACKVVRYLQHLCPGVQVYVLLSICVDRFYTIVYPLSFKVSREKAKRMIFASWLLDAAFVSPCFFFYGSEAAATDGGVHCDFFLPAGSWDGVAYGSAHLLLGFLIPAVLIVWFYQRVVRYIWRIGADGHTVRRTMNIVPRTKVKTIKMFLMLNVVFLLTWTPFYVVQLWHPSEAPGPSRQGALVFCCVMWVAFSSAASKPSLYSVYNANFRRGTRETFCTSSMKCYRSNAYTITASSRMAKNNYVGVVDVPAATKTTLAKDSVYDTFDREAKEKKLAWPISANPPNTFV; encoded by the coding sequence ATGGTCTACTCCCAATCAACAGACAGCATCAAGCCCTCCCTCCTGTCCCCCTCCTTTACCCTCCCCATGACCTTTAACCTCTCAGACAGGAGCAACACCAGCTCAGCCACACCTTTCCTCTGTAACCACGatgccctctcttcctcctcctcctcctcctcctccgtcctCCAGAACACCACCCAGGTGTCGTATGAACTCACCCCAGCGGAGGTGGCAGTTCTGGGGCTTGTGTTCAGTCTCCTGTGGCTGATCTCCATCCTGGGTAATGTTCTAGTGTGTGTGGTGATCCACCGTAGCAGAAGAAGTCAGTCCACTACTAACTACTTCGTGGTGTCCATGGCCTGTGCTGACCTGTTGTTGTCCCTGGGCTGCGCTCCCTTCGTCCTCCTCCAGGTGACCTGCGGAGACTGGCCTCTCAGCGCTGCCGCCTGTAAGGTTGTCCGTTACCTGCAGCACCTGTGTCCTGGTGTCCAGGTGTATGTTCTGCTGTCTATCTGTGTGGACCGTTTCTACACCATCGTGTACCCACTGAGCTTCAAGGTGTCCAGGGAGAAAGCGAAACGGATGATCTTTGCTTCCTGGTTGTTGGACGCCGCTTTCGTCTCTCCTTGCTTTTTCTTCTACGGCTCGGAGGCGGCGGCGACGGACGGGGGCGTGCACTGTGACTTCTTCTTGCCGGCGGGAAGCTGGGACGGCGTGGCGTACGGTTCCGCCCACCTGCTCCTGGGTTTCCTGATCCCAGCTGTCCTCATCGTGTGGTTCTACCAGCGTGTCGTCCGTTACATCTGGAGGATCGGCGCAGACGGACACACGGTCAGGAGAACCATGAACATCGTCCCAAGGACTAAAGTGAAGACCATCAAGATGTTTCTCATGTTGAACGTTGTGTTTCTCCTCACCTGGACTCCCTTCTACGTGGTCCAGCTGTGGCACCCTAGTGAGGCCCCGGGCCCCAGCAGACAAGGGGCTCTGGTCTTCTGCTGCGTGATGTGGGTGGCGTTTAGCTCCGCCGCCTCTAAACCGTCGCTCTACTCCGTCTACAACGCTAACTTCAGACGCGGCACGAGGGAGACCTTCTGCACGTCCTCTATGAAGTGTTACCGTAGCAACGCCTACACCATCACCGCCAGCTCCCGCATGGCCAAGAACAACTACGTGGGCGTGGTCGACGTCCCCGCGGCGACCAAGACGACGCTCGCCAAAGACTCAGTCTACGACACGTTTGACCGCGAGGCCAAGGAGAAGAAGCTGGCCTGGCCAATCAGTGCCAATCCTCCCAATACCTTCGTCTGA